One Mycolicibacter sp. MU0083 DNA window includes the following coding sequences:
- the zapE gene encoding cell division protein ZapE, with protein sequence MSNPATESLDRLVDRHPAVSPERLIAQLTPPPTFDGASFDSYRPDPSQPTQAAAVTACTAFCEQALVRRAGRRKLFGKREVLPGVGIYLDGGFGVGKTHLLASIYRRITDSGSGRGAAEAPGTAFATFMELTQLAGVFGFTECIELLGGYTVVCIDEFELDDPGNTTLVSRLLSELVARGVSIAATSNTLPDQLGEGRFAVQDFLREIHALASIFNPVRVDGPDYRHRDLPPAPEPPSTQEIARRAAARPGATLDDFDGLCEHLATMHPSRYLTLIEGVAAVFLTDAHPIDDQNVALRLVALTDRLYDAGIPVVASGAKLDQIFSAEMMAGGYRKKYLRATSRLLALSSGG encoded by the coding sequence GTGTCCAATCCTGCCACTGAGTCTCTCGACCGCCTGGTGGACAGGCATCCGGCGGTGTCGCCGGAACGCTTGATCGCCCAGCTCACCCCGCCGCCGACGTTCGACGGAGCCAGCTTCGACAGCTACCGGCCCGACCCGTCGCAGCCCACCCAGGCCGCCGCGGTAACCGCCTGTACCGCGTTCTGCGAGCAGGCGCTGGTCCGGCGCGCGGGACGACGCAAGCTGTTCGGCAAGCGGGAAGTGCTGCCGGGGGTGGGCATCTACCTCGACGGCGGATTCGGCGTCGGCAAGACGCATCTGCTGGCCTCGATCTACCGCCGGATCACCGATTCGGGCAGCGGCCGGGGCGCCGCCGAAGCACCGGGAACCGCCTTCGCGACGTTCATGGAGCTGACCCAACTGGCCGGGGTATTCGGTTTCACCGAATGCATCGAGTTGCTCGGCGGCTACACCGTGGTCTGCATCGACGAGTTCGAACTCGACGATCCCGGCAACACCACCTTGGTGTCGCGGCTGTTGTCCGAACTGGTGGCGCGCGGGGTGTCCATCGCCGCCACCTCCAACACCCTGCCCGATCAGCTCGGTGAGGGCCGCTTCGCGGTCCAGGATTTCCTCCGTGAGATCCACGCGTTGGCAAGCATTTTCAACCCCGTACGGGTCGACGGACCGGACTACCGGCACCGCGACCTACCGCCGGCACCGGAGCCGCCGTCGACGCAGGAGATCGCCCGGCGCGCGGCGGCACGTCCGGGGGCGACGCTGGATGACTTCGACGGGTTGTGCGAGCACCTGGCCACCATGCACCCGTCGCGGTACCTGACGCTGATCGAGGGCGTCGCCGCGGTGTTCCTCACCGATGCGCACCCCATCGACGACCAGAACGTGGCGCTGCGACTCGTGGCGCTCACCGACCGGCTCTACGACGCCGGCATCCCGGTGGTGGCGTCCGGGGCCAAGCTGGACCAGATCTTCAGTGCCGAGATGATGGCCGGCGGCTACCGCAAGAAATACCTGCGGGCGACTTCCCGGCTGCTGGCGTTGAGTAGCGGCGGCTAG
- a CDS encoding pyrimidine reductase family protein has translation MSDQSADPGFSLLGSSGPVDDAELGRLYGYPDTGGPTMWVRANFIGSIDGGATVAGTSGGLAGPGDRALFMLLRALADVVLVGAGTIRVENYGGARLGVAQRASRRERGQTEVPRLAIVSRSGQLDRDLRVFTDTELAPLVLTCAAVADDTRRSLSGRAEVVACSGSDPQRVDETAVLAELARRDLYRVLTEGGPTLLSSFIERELLDELCLTVAPYLVGGLARRIATGPGELTTPMRCAHLLTDESGYLYGRYVKSPRL, from the coding sequence ATGTCCGATCAGAGCGCCGACCCCGGATTCTCCCTGCTGGGCTCTTCGGGGCCCGTCGATGACGCCGAACTGGGCCGGTTGTACGGCTATCCCGACACCGGCGGCCCGACGATGTGGGTGCGGGCCAACTTCATCGGGAGCATCGACGGCGGTGCGACCGTGGCGGGCACCTCCGGCGGCCTGGCCGGACCGGGCGACCGTGCCCTGTTCATGCTGTTGCGGGCGCTGGCCGATGTCGTCCTGGTGGGGGCGGGCACGATTCGGGTCGAGAACTACGGCGGCGCGCGGCTCGGCGTCGCGCAGCGTGCGAGCCGCCGTGAACGCGGGCAGACCGAGGTACCTCGACTGGCGATCGTGAGCCGGTCCGGGCAACTGGACCGCGACCTGCGGGTGTTCACCGACACCGAACTGGCGCCGTTGGTGCTGACCTGTGCGGCGGTCGCCGACGATACCCGGCGGAGCCTGTCCGGCCGCGCCGAAGTCGTGGCGTGCTCGGGCTCCGATCCCCAGCGGGTCGACGAGACGGCGGTGCTGGCCGAATTGGCTCGGCGCGATCTGTACCGGGTGCTCACCGAGGGCGGCCCGACCCTGTTGAGTTCGTTCATCGAGCGTGAACTGCTCGACGAACTGTGTCTGACCGTGGCGCCCTACCTGGTCGGCGGTCTGGCCCGCCGCATCGCCACCGGCCCGGGCGAACTGACCACCCCGATGCGCTGCGCACACCTGCTCACCGACGAATCCGGCTACCTCTACGGACGCTACGTCAAAAGCCCGCGCCTATAA
- a CDS encoding alpha/beta fold hydrolase: protein MTSFSRFARLAVVVAVLAGSAPALSGCAPGLAADPRFATDSGAGPQGQPESTVEQSGPPQIEVPKNDLPWHDCTARVFGDAAAPPTPGVRLDCASYDADIDPLGNSSTSIGIGVVRARSVQTPADAGPIVFTTGWDLPSSLQLPIWLSRGGADVLKSHPIIAVDRRGTGMSSPVDCRDRGQRDTMWNQAQFAPGDDPVANLTTVTTEATTDCTDSISPGESSYDNAHAATDLERLRSIWDVPALALLGIGNGAQIALAYAGSHPGKVARLALDSPIPLGVAAEAAAEQRVKGQEAAFEVFVAQCVAVDCALGPDPKAAVDALLASARAGHGPGGASVAAVTNAIVTSLGYPTGDRVSSTNELARALAAANSGDANLLTNLINRAEGITGGDGHFINFCADALNRPTPDRIRELVVAWGKEYPQFGTVGALDMAQCLSWPSSSTPEPPKELNVEVLLLGVQNDPIVGEEGVAATAAAVINAGTASKRVMWQGIGHGAAVYSSCTLPPLIGYLDSGALPETDVYCPA from the coding sequence ATGACCAGCTTTTCGAGGTTCGCCCGGCTCGCGGTGGTGGTGGCCGTGCTGGCCGGGTCCGCACCGGCGCTGAGCGGATGTGCGCCGGGGCTGGCCGCCGATCCGCGTTTCGCCACCGACTCCGGCGCCGGCCCGCAGGGCCAACCCGAGTCCACCGTGGAGCAGTCCGGGCCGCCGCAGATCGAGGTACCCAAGAACGACCTGCCCTGGCATGACTGCACGGCCCGGGTGTTCGGTGACGCCGCGGCGCCGCCCACCCCCGGGGTGCGGCTGGACTGCGCCAGCTACGACGCCGACATCGACCCGCTCGGCAACAGTTCGACCTCCATCGGCATCGGGGTGGTGCGGGCCCGGTCGGTGCAGACACCGGCGGATGCCGGGCCGATCGTGTTCACCACCGGCTGGGATCTGCCGTCGTCGCTGCAGCTGCCGATCTGGCTGTCCCGCGGCGGAGCCGACGTGCTCAAGAGTCATCCGATCATCGCGGTGGACCGCCGCGGCACCGGGATGTCGAGCCCGGTGGACTGCCGTGACCGCGGGCAGCGCGACACCATGTGGAACCAGGCGCAGTTCGCGCCCGGCGACGACCCGGTGGCCAATCTGACCACGGTGACGACGGAAGCGACCACCGACTGCACCGATTCCATCTCCCCCGGCGAATCGTCCTACGACAACGCCCACGCCGCGACCGACCTCGAACGCCTGCGCAGCATCTGGGATGTTCCCGCGCTGGCGCTGCTGGGTATCGGAAACGGCGCCCAGATCGCACTGGCCTACGCCGGATCCCATCCCGGCAAGGTGGCCCGGTTGGCGCTGGACTCCCCCATCCCCCTCGGGGTGGCCGCCGAAGCGGCCGCCGAGCAGCGGGTCAAGGGGCAGGAAGCGGCGTTCGAGGTGTTCGTCGCGCAGTGCGTCGCGGTGGACTGTGCGCTGGGACCGGACCCGAAAGCAGCCGTCGACGCGCTGTTGGCGTCGGCTCGTGCCGGGCACGGCCCCGGCGGTGCTTCGGTGGCGGCGGTCACCAACGCCATCGTCACCAGCCTGGGGTATCCGACCGGCGACCGGGTGAGCAGCACCAACGAACTGGCCAGAGCACTGGCCGCTGCCAATAGCGGTGACGCCAACCTGCTGACCAACTTGATCAACCGGGCCGAGGGCATCACCGGCGGCGACGGCCACTTCATCAATTTCTGCGCCGACGCACTCAATCGGCCCACCCCGGACCGTATCCGCGAACTGGTGGTCGCCTGGGGCAAGGAGTACCCGCAGTTCGGCACGGTCGGCGCCCTGGACATGGCGCAGTGCCTGAGCTGGCCCAGTAGCAGCACTCCCGAACCGCCCAAGGAGCTCAACGTCGAAGTCCTGCTCCTGGGTGTGCAGAACGATCCGATCGTCGGCGAGGAAGGGGTGGCGGCCACCGCCGCCGCCGTAATCAACGCCGGCACGGCCAGCAAGCGGGTGATGTGGCAGGGCATCGGGCACGGGGCCGCGGTGTATTCGTCATGCACGCTGCCCCCGCTGATCGGCTACCTGGACAGCGGCGCACTACCCGAAACCGACGTGTACTGCCCGGCCTGA
- the aftC gene encoding arabinofuranan 3-O-arabinosyltransferase: MGTGPRYGSLVTAADSFLNRAGTALLAAFRPPTTAPTTATVLRSVLWPIAIMSLIHRAVVLPLNGNITDDFKPVYRAVLNFRHGLDIYNEHFDYVDPHYLYSPGGTLLMSPFGYLPEMLSRYTFIATNTLAIVLAAYLLLRMFGFGLGSVAAPALLAAMFLTESVSSTLVFTNINGVILLAEVLFLRWLLDGRASRQWWAGIAIGLTLVVKPVLAPLLLLPLLSRQWRPFVGAITVPVLFNVVAYPMASDPKSYFTQTVPYIMGTRDYFNSSILGNGVYFGLPPALILFLRVLFVVLAGVSLWLLYRYYRTRDARFWMLTSSGVVLTASFLVLSLGQGYYSIVLLPFLMTVVLPNSVLRNWPAWLAVYGFMTLDKWLIFRWMNVGRPLDYLKITYGWSLLLIVVCTVLCYRYLDAREQGRLDDGIDPAWLATGPAKTNVEA, from the coding sequence CTGGGGACCGGTCCGCGGTACGGTTCGCTGGTGACGGCAGCCGACTCCTTCCTGAACCGGGCGGGCACCGCCCTGCTGGCCGCGTTCCGGCCCCCGACGACCGCACCCACTACCGCGACGGTGCTGCGTTCGGTGCTGTGGCCCATCGCCATCATGTCGTTGATCCACCGGGCCGTCGTGCTGCCCCTGAACGGCAACATCACCGACGACTTCAAACCGGTCTACCGGGCGGTGCTGAACTTCCGGCACGGCTTGGACATCTACAACGAGCACTTCGACTACGTCGACCCGCATTATCTGTACTCTCCCGGCGGCACGCTGCTGATGTCGCCGTTCGGCTATCTGCCGGAGATGCTGTCGCGCTACACGTTCATCGCCACCAACACGCTTGCGATCGTGCTCGCGGCGTACCTGCTGCTGCGGATGTTCGGTTTCGGGCTGGGGTCGGTCGCGGCCCCCGCGCTGCTCGCGGCGATGTTTCTCACCGAGAGTGTCAGCAGCACACTGGTGTTCACCAACATCAACGGCGTGATCCTGTTGGCCGAGGTGCTGTTCCTGCGCTGGCTGCTCGACGGCCGGGCGAGCCGGCAGTGGTGGGCCGGTATCGCGATCGGGCTGACCCTGGTGGTCAAACCGGTACTGGCACCGCTGCTGTTGTTGCCCCTGCTCAGCAGGCAGTGGCGCCCGTTCGTCGGCGCGATCACCGTGCCGGTGCTGTTCAACGTGGTGGCCTACCCGATGGCCAGCGATCCGAAGAGCTATTTCACCCAGACCGTGCCCTACATCATGGGCACCCGCGACTACTTCAACTCCTCGATCCTGGGCAACGGCGTCTATTTCGGTCTGCCGCCCGCGCTGATCTTGTTCCTGCGGGTGCTGTTCGTCGTGCTCGCCGGGGTCAGCCTGTGGCTGCTCTACCGCTATTACCGCACCCGTGATGCCCGGTTCTGGATGCTGACGTCCTCCGGCGTGGTGCTGACCGCATCGTTCCTGGTGTTGTCGCTGGGGCAGGGCTACTACTCGATCGTGTTGCTCCCGTTCCTGATGACGGTGGTGCTGCCGAACTCGGTGCTGCGCAACTGGCCGGCATGGCTGGCCGTGTACGGCTTCATGACGCTGGACAAGTGGCTGATCTTCCGTTGGATGAACGTCGGTCGCCCACTGGACTACCTCAAGATCACCTACGGCTGGTCGCTGCTGCTGATCGTGGTGTGCACCGTGTTGTGCTACCGCTACCTCGACGCACGCGAACAGGGCAGGCTCGACGACGGGATCGATCCGGCCTGGCTGGCGACCGGGCCGGCGAAGACTAACGTGGAGGCATGA
- the msrB gene encoding peptide-methionine (R)-S-oxide reductase MsrB: protein MTSPKVSLSDDEWRAKLTPQEFAVLRRAGTEPPNTGEYTDTTTEGVYECRACGAELFRSSEKFHSHCGWPSFFDPADSDAVILRSDDSLGMRRTEVLCASCHSHLGHVFTGEGYPTPTDQRYCINSICLRLVPKG, encoded by the coding sequence ATGACGTCTCCCAAGGTGTCCCTGTCCGACGACGAGTGGCGGGCCAAGCTCACCCCGCAGGAGTTCGCGGTGCTGCGCCGCGCCGGCACCGAGCCGCCCAACACCGGTGAGTACACCGACACCACCACCGAGGGTGTCTACGAGTGCCGAGCGTGCGGCGCCGAATTGTTCCGCAGCAGCGAGAAATTCCATTCGCACTGCGGGTGGCCGTCGTTCTTCGACCCGGCCGACTCCGACGCGGTGATCCTGCGCTCGGACGACTCACTGGGGATGCGGCGCACCGAGGTGCTGTGCGCGTCGTGCCACAGCCATCTGGGGCACGTGTTCACCGGTGAGGGCTACCCCACCCCGACCGACCAGCGTTACTGCATCAACTCGATCTGCCTGCGGCTGGTGCCGAAAGGCTGA
- the hemQ gene encoding hydrogen peroxide-dependent heme synthase, with protein sequence MAHLDYDKLNSTLRYVMFSVFSVNPGGLDESSESREAIADQTATFLKQQEERGVVIRGIYDVAGLRADADFMIWSHAERIEDLQATYSGFRRTALGRLCDPVWSNVALHRPAEFNRSHVPAFIAGEPAGDYICVYPFVRSLEWYVLPEEDRRRMLAEHGMAAREYKDVRANTVPAFALGDYEWILAFEAPELDRIVDLMRDLRNTEARLHAREETPFFTGPRVDVEKLVAALP encoded by the coding sequence ATGGCGCACCTCGACTACGACAAGTTGAACTCCACTCTCCGCTACGTGATGTTCTCGGTCTTCTCGGTCAACCCGGGCGGACTCGACGAGAGTTCGGAAAGCCGCGAGGCGATCGCCGACCAGACCGCGACCTTCCTCAAACAGCAGGAAGAGCGGGGCGTGGTGATCCGCGGCATCTACGACGTCGCCGGGTTGCGCGCGGACGCCGACTTCATGATCTGGTCGCACGCCGAGCGCATCGAAGACCTGCAGGCCACCTACTCCGGTTTCCGCCGCACCGCGCTGGGGCGGCTCTGCGACCCGGTGTGGAGCAACGTCGCCCTGCACCGGCCCGCCGAGTTCAACCGGAGCCACGTCCCGGCGTTCATCGCCGGTGAACCGGCCGGGGACTACATCTGCGTGTACCCGTTCGTGCGGTCGCTGGAGTGGTACGTGCTGCCCGAGGAGGACCGTCGGCGGATGCTGGCCGAACACGGGATGGCCGCCCGGGAGTACAAGGACGTCCGGGCGAACACCGTGCCGGCGTTCGCGCTCGGCGACTACGAATGGATCCTGGCCTTCGAGGCGCCCGAACTCGATCGCATCGTCGACCTGATGCGCGACCTGCGGAACACCGAGGCGCGCTTGCACGCCCGCGAAGAGACCCCGTTCTTCACCGGTCCGCGGGTCGACGTCGAGAAGTTGGTGGCCGCACTGCCGTAG
- a CDS encoding protoporphyrinogen oxidase, translating into MTVSYCIVGGGISGLAAAHRLRATLGDGVDITVFDPADRLGGILRTETLGGLNVDVGAEAFVARRPEVPALLSELGLAARQRGTTGVRPLLYSRRLLHRLPADTLNGIPSSPESMAGLVDAETLARIHGEPGRRLDFEPGSDPALGELVADRFGEQVVSCSVDPLIGGVYAGSAATVGLRSAVPGLATALDDGAPSLTEAVRRALPPNTGTPVFGAIAGGYRVLVDALVRSARPRWVQSAVTQIDPVDDGWLLRDAGGGHHRADRVIVAVPAPVLARLATGFAPRAAAAASRIGNASSVVVAMAVPAGAPFPDNSGVLVATGERLHSKAITLTSRKWGDRGHGGSVEVLRMSFGRFGDSRTGVSDAELVAWSVQDLAAVFGVSVDPIEVRVQRWPAAMPQYRSGHAALVTGLRAALPPTVAVAGNYLDGIGVPACIAAADRAVAAVISATPAP; encoded by the coding sequence GTGACCGTGTCGTACTGCATCGTCGGGGGTGGGATCTCCGGTCTGGCCGCCGCCCACCGGCTGCGTGCCACGCTCGGCGATGGAGTCGACATCACCGTCTTCGATCCGGCTGACCGGCTCGGCGGAATCCTGCGGACCGAGACCCTGGGCGGCCTGAACGTCGATGTGGGTGCCGAGGCGTTCGTCGCCCGCCGGCCCGAGGTACCCGCGCTGCTGAGCGAGCTGGGCCTGGCCGCGCGGCAGCGCGGCACCACCGGGGTACGGCCGCTGCTGTACAGCCGTCGACTGCTGCATCGGTTGCCGGCGGACACCCTCAACGGCATCCCGTCCTCGCCGGAGTCGATGGCCGGCCTGGTCGACGCGGAGACCCTTGCACGCATCCACGGGGAGCCCGGTCGCCGGCTGGACTTCGAACCGGGCAGTGACCCGGCACTGGGCGAGTTGGTCGCGGACCGCTTCGGTGAGCAGGTGGTCTCCTGCTCGGTGGACCCCCTCATCGGTGGGGTGTATGCGGGTTCGGCGGCCACCGTCGGACTGCGCTCGGCCGTCCCGGGCCTGGCGACCGCGCTCGACGACGGCGCGCCCAGCCTGACCGAGGCGGTGCGGCGGGCGCTGCCACCGAACACCGGCACCCCGGTGTTCGGTGCGATCGCAGGCGGATATCGGGTCCTGGTCGACGCCCTGGTCCGCAGCGCCCGGCCGCGTTGGGTGCAGTCGGCGGTGACACAGATCGATCCGGTCGACGACGGCTGGCTGCTGCGGGATGCCGGCGGCGGCCACCATCGCGCCGACCGGGTGATCGTCGCGGTCCCGGCCCCGGTGTTGGCCCGGCTGGCGACCGGGTTCGCGCCGCGCGCCGCGGCGGCGGCCAGCCGGATCGGCAACGCCTCCTCGGTGGTGGTGGCCATGGCGGTGCCCGCCGGCGCGCCGTTCCCGGACAACTCCGGGGTGCTGGTGGCCACCGGTGAGCGACTGCACTCCAAGGCGATCACCCTGACCTCGCGCAAGTGGGGCGACCGCGGGCACGGCGGCAGCGTCGAGGTGCTGCGGATGTCCTTCGGCCGGTTCGGCGATTCCCGCACCGGTGTCTCCGACGCGGAACTGGTTGCATGGTCGGTGCAGGACCTGGCGGCCGTCTTCGGTGTCTCGGTGGACCCGATCGAGGTACGCGTACAGCGTTGGCCTGCAGCGATGCCGCAATACCGGTCGGGGCACGCCGCTCTGGTCACCGGGTTGCGCGCCGCGTTGCCACCCACGGTGGCGGTGGCCGGCAACTACCTCGACGGCATCGGGGTGCCGGCCTGTATCGCCGCGGCCGATCGCGCGGTGGCGGCCGTCATCAGCGCCACCCCGGCGCCCTAA
- the hemE gene encoding uroporphyrinogen decarboxylase: MSARRELPDSPYLAAIAGREPHRVPVWFMRQAGRSLPEYRELRAQHSMLAACFDPELVCEITLQPVRRHGVDAAILFSDIVVPLRGAGVDLDIVPDVGPVIADPVRSAADVAALKPLEPQQVSAVAEAVSLLVGALGEVPLIGFAGAPFTMASYLVEGGPSRTHARTKAMMQADPDSWHELMTRLTDLTIAFLAVQLDHGVDAIQLFDSWAGTLCLADYRRFVAPHSSRVFAALADRGVPMTHFGVHTGELLGAMADAMRPAPATMVGVDWRTSLIDAAARVGPGTALQGNLDPAVLLAGWPVVERVARGVVADGRAAVAAGASGHVFNLGHGVPPEADPGVLTDLVTLVHSL; encoded by the coding sequence ATGAGTGCGCGTCGTGAACTGCCTGATTCCCCGTACCTGGCCGCTATCGCCGGCCGCGAGCCCCACCGGGTTCCGGTCTGGTTCATGCGGCAGGCCGGTCGTTCCCTGCCGGAATACCGCGAGCTGCGTGCCCAGCACAGCATGCTGGCGGCCTGCTTCGATCCCGAACTGGTCTGCGAGATCACCCTGCAGCCGGTGCGCCGGCACGGGGTCGACGCCGCGATCCTGTTCTCCGACATCGTGGTGCCGCTGCGCGGCGCCGGGGTGGACCTGGACATCGTTCCCGACGTCGGGCCGGTGATCGCCGACCCGGTGCGCAGCGCAGCCGACGTGGCCGCGCTCAAACCACTGGAACCGCAGCAGGTCAGCGCCGTCGCCGAGGCGGTATCGCTGCTGGTGGGCGCCCTCGGGGAGGTGCCGCTGATCGGCTTCGCCGGCGCGCCGTTCACCATGGCGTCCTACCTGGTCGAGGGCGGACCCAGCCGCACCCACGCCCGCACCAAGGCGATGATGCAGGCCGACCCGGACAGCTGGCATGAGCTGATGACCCGGCTCACGGATCTGACCATCGCATTCCTGGCCGTGCAGCTCGATCACGGCGTGGATGCCATCCAGCTGTTCGACTCCTGGGCCGGAACGCTCTGCCTGGCCGACTACCGCCGCTTCGTGGCACCGCACAGTTCGCGGGTGTTCGCCGCCCTGGCGGACCGCGGGGTGCCGATGACGCACTTCGGGGTGCACACCGGCGAGTTGCTGGGTGCCATGGCAGACGCGATGCGGCCGGCTCCGGCCACCATGGTGGGGGTGGACTGGCGGACGTCGCTGATCGACGCGGCCGCCCGCGTCGGTCCCGGCACCGCCCTGCAGGGCAATCTGGATCCCGCGGTGCTGCTCGCGGGCTGGCCGGTGGTCGAACGGGTCGCCCGGGGGGTGGTCGCCGACGGTCGTGCCGCGGTCGCCGCCGGGGCCTCCGGCCACGTGTTCAACCTCGGGCACGGGGTTCCTCCCGAAGCCGACCCCGGTGTGTTGACCGACCTGGTGACGCTGGTCCACTCCCTGTGA
- a CDS encoding DUF3000 domain-containing protein produces the protein MHAATVRSEIELGPIRPPQRLAPYSYALGAEVKHPETEFVPEDSEGDAFGRLILLYDPDGTDAWDGTMRMVAFIQADLDPHEAIDPLLPEVAWSWLVDALGARTEHVTALGGTVTATTSVRYGDISGPPRGHQLELRASWTATTPELSTHVQAFCEVLEHAAGLPPVGITDLSSRTRA, from the coding sequence ATGCACGCCGCGACCGTGCGATCGGAGATCGAATTGGGGCCGATCCGGCCTCCGCAGCGGTTGGCACCGTACAGCTACGCGCTGGGTGCCGAGGTCAAACATCCCGAAACCGAGTTCGTCCCGGAGGACTCCGAGGGCGACGCCTTCGGGCGGCTGATCCTGCTCTACGACCCGGACGGCACCGACGCCTGGGACGGCACCATGCGGATGGTGGCATTCATCCAGGCCGACCTGGATCCGCACGAGGCGATCGACCCACTGCTGCCCGAAGTCGCGTGGAGTTGGCTGGTGGACGCGCTGGGTGCCCGCACCGAGCACGTCACCGCCTTGGGCGGGACCGTCACCGCCACCACCTCGGTGCGCTACGGCGACATCTCCGGTCCGCCGCGTGGGCACCAGTTGGAGCTGCGTGCGTCGTGGACGGCGACCACACCCGAGTTGAGCACCCACGTCCAGGCGTTCTGCGAGGTGCTCGAACACGCCGCCGGCCTGCCGCCGGTGGGTATCACCGACCTGAGTTCGCGAACCCGCGCCTGA